A region of the Polynucleobacter asymbioticus genome:
CGGTGGTTGAACCTGAACTTGATTACCTTCTATTCGCAATCGTCCATCAAGGAACCATTTTACGGCCCGCGGGTAAATCTGATGTTCGGCAGCCAAAACGCGTGCGGCTAAACTGCCCGCATCATCGCCTGGAAGAACTGGTACCGAGGCTTGGCAGATGATGGGGCCTTCGTCCACACCCTCGGTCACAAAGTGCACGCTAGCGCCATGTTCAGCTACGCCCGCCTCCAAAGCCCGCTCATGGGTATGTAAACCAGGGAAGGCCGGCAGTAAGGCGGGGTGAATATTAATCAGGCGACCCTCAAAATGACGAATAAAGCCAGGGGTCAAAATACGCATAAAACCAGCCAGAACCACTAAATCAGCCCCCAATTCATCGATTTTCTGGATTAGGGCAGCATCAAAGGACTCACGCGTGGCATGCTCTTTGTGCTCAATGGCAAAGGCAGGAATGCCCTGAGAGCGAGCAAAATCAAGGCCCTTAGCTGCAGAGTGATTAGCGATCACCCCTGCAAAAGTGACGGGCCACTGCTCTTTTTGAGCTGTTTTGACGATGGCCTCGAAATTGGATCCGCGGCCTGAGATTAAGGTGACGATAGATGGCATGCCCACAATATAATTGATGGTTACCCCGAAAGCGACCCTGAGAGCGATTTAGTGAACGTATTCCGTGGCCCCACCCAGTTTTCTGCAGGACCGGCTTGTGCCTTAACCATCGGTAATTTCGATGGCGTGCACAGGGGTCATCGCGCCCTGCTCAAACAACTCAAGGATGGCGCCCAAGAGCGTGGCTTGGTTAGCTGCGTAATGACTTTCGAACCACACCCTAAAGAATTCTTTTCCCCAGAACAAGCTCCGCCACGAATTCTGAATTTACGCGACAAGCTTGCTGCCTTTTCCGATATTGGCATCGATCGTGTAGTGGTAGAACATTTCAATTCCGCATTTGCTCGTCTCAATCCCACAGAATTTGTTTCTGAAATTATTCTTAAGCAGCTCAATGCGAAATGGATTTTGATTGGTGATGATTTTTGCTACGGAGCAAAACGCGCAGGAGATTTTGCAAGTCTCAAAGAAGCAGGTGAGAAATTGGGTTTTGAAGTGTCAAGCATTCATACCGTGCAAGAAGATGGCGAACGCATTTCCAGCTCGGCATTGCGCAATGCATTAGCTAGCGGCGATATGGATCAAGCAACAAAATTATTGGGGCGCCCTTACGGCATCTCTGGTCATGTCATCCATGGACAAAAACTGGGGCGCACCTTAGGCTTCCCCACCCTGAATCTCGCCGTTGCCAATCACTTGCATCATCGCAAGCCTGCCTGCTCTGGAATTTTTACCGCCCAAGTTTTGGGGCTTGGAGACAAGCCACTGCCTGCTGTAGCAAGTCTCGGCGTGAGGCCAACGGTAGAGGATGAAGGTCGCGTATTGCTTGAGACCCACATCTTTGATTACAGCGCCGATGTCTACGGAAAAATTATTACCGTAGAGCTCTTAGAAAAAATCCGTGATGAGGCGAAGTACTCTGACCTCGACACCCTTACCAAGGCGATTGCATCTGATGCAGCGCATGCCAGAAATTATTTCCAGAAAAAAGCTTATGTCTGAAAAAGAAAACTCTTATCCCGTCAATCTTCTAGAGACGTCGTTCCCGATGCGGGGAGACCTACCTAAGCGAGAGCCTCAATGGGTTGCGCAATGGCAGAAAAATAAGCTCTACGAAAAGATTCGCGCAGCACATGCCAATCAACCAAAATTTATTTTGCATGATGGCCCTCCCTATGCAAACGGCGATATTCATATTGGTCATGCGGTCAATAAGATTCTGAAGGACATGATCGTCAAGTCCCGCTGGTTAATGGGCTTTGACTCTGCATACGTCCCAGGCTGGGATTGCCACGGCATGCCAATTGAGATTCAGATTGAAAAAGAATTTGGTAAAAATTTACCGACTGCTGAAGTCCAGTCAAAAGCACGTGCGTATGCCAAGGTGCAAGTAGATAAGCAGAAGAAAGACTTTGAGCGTTTGGGCGTGTTGGGTGATTGGAACAATCCTTACCTCACCATGAACTACCGTAATGAGGCAGATGAAATTCGTGCACTTGGGAAGATCTGGGAAAAAGGTTACGTCTTCCGCGGCCTCAAACCGGTGAACTGGTGTTTTGATTGCGGCTCTGCATTAGCTGAAGCCGAAGTGGAATACCAAGACAAGACTGATCCAACTGTAGATGTGGGATTTGCTTTTGATGAAGCGCAGCGTCCACAACTTGCAAAGGCATTTGGTCTGACTGAAATTCCAGCCAAGCCTGGAATGATTGTGATCTGGACAACAACTCCTTGGACTATTCCATCAAACCAAGCACTCAATGTTCATCCTGAGCTCAGCTACGCCCTCGTTGACACTGGCGACAAGATGCTCATCTTGGCAGAAGACCGTGTAGAAACCTGCCTGCAAGATTTTGGCCTTGAAGGAAAAGTGATTGCCACTTGCTTAGGTAGTCAGTTAGCCAATATCTCTTTCTGGCATCCGCTCGCTCCATTGCATGAAGGTTACAAGCGCCTCTCACCCATCTACCCAGCTGAGTACGTCACACTCGATACTGGTACTGGCGTAGTGCACTCTGCACCAGCCTATGGTGAAGAAGACTTCAAGTCTTGCAAAGCAAACAAATTGGCGGATAAAGACATTCTGAATCCAGTCATGGGTAATGGTGTGTATGCATCTTGGTTACCGCTCTTTGCCAATGAATATATTTGGAAAGCCAATCCCAAGATTGTCGAAGCGATGCGTGAAGCAGGCAGTCTCTTGCGTGACAAGACTTATATCCACTCCTACATGCACTGCTGGCGTCACAAGTCACCGATTATTTATCGTGCGACCTCACAGTGGTTTGCGAGTATGGATAAGAAACCATCCGATGGCAGCGCCAGTTTGCGCGAGACTGCACTCGCAGGGATCGAAAACACTGAGTTCTTCCCAGCGTGGGGTAAGCAGCGTCTAAACAGCATGATTGCCAACCGTCCTGACTGGACCCTGTCACGTCAACGCCAATGGGGTGTGCCCATGGCTTTCTTTGTTCACAAGGAAAGTGGTGAGCCACATCCACGTACAGCCGAGTTGCTCGAGGAAATTGCCAAGCGCGTTGAAAAAGAAGGTATTGAAGCTTGGCAAAAACTCGAAGTGGCTGAACTGCTTGGCGAAGAAGCTGCTCAATACGAAAAGAATCGCGACACCCTAGACGTTTGGTTTGACTCTGGTACCACCCATTGGCACGTCATTCGTGGCTCACACCGCAATGAACTCTATCGACCAGAAGCGGATAATGCAGACGGTCGTTTAGCTGACCTTTATTTAGAGGGCTCAGACCAACATCGTGGCTGGTTCCACTCCTCTCTTCTCACCGGCGCAATGCTTGATGGCAAGCCACCATACAAAGCACTGCTGACACACGGCTTTACCGTTGATGGCCAAGGCCGCAAGATGAGTAAGTCTGTAGGTAATGTGATCGCTCCACAACAAGTTGCCGATAAGTTGGGCGCAGAGATCATTCGCCTGTGGGTAGCGTCTACCGATTACTCCGGAGAGATGACGATCTCTGATGAAATTCTGAAACGCGTGGTAGAAAGCTATCGTCGCATTCGCAATACATTACGTTTCTTATTGGCGAATCTGTCTGACTTTGATCCAAGCAAGCATGCAATGCCCGCAAGTGACTGGCTAGAGATTGATCGCTATGCTGTTGCACTCGCCAATCAATTGCAACAAGATGTTCAAGCGCACTACAAGGCCTATGAGTTCCAACCTGCGGTAGCGCGTATGCTGACTTTCTGCTCAGAAGATTTAGGCGGCTTCTACTTAGACATTCTGAAAGACCGTCTGTATACCAGCGCACCGGATTCGAAAGAACGTCGTGCTGCGCAGAACGCCCTCTTCCACATCACCCGCAACCTACTCAAGTGGCTAGCCCCCTTCCTCTCCTTTACTGCTGAGGAAGCCTGGCTGTCATTCCCGCATAGTGCGGATGAAAAAGCTAAAGAGTCTATCTTCATGGAAGAGTTTGGGGCTTTCCCAGAAATTGCCCAAGCTACTGAACTCCTTGCTAAATGGAACCGTGTACGTGAAATTCGCTCTGAGGTAACTAAGGCGATTGAGATTGAACGTGAAGCCGGCAATGTAGGCTCATCACTGCAAGCGGAACTCACTATCAAGGTGGGTGATGTCGATTTTGCGATTTTGCATTCTCTTGAAGATGACTTACGCTTTGTGACAATTACTTCTAGCGCCAACATAGAGCTGAGCAATGCAGGTCTTGAGGTACTCGTACGCGGTAGTCAATATAAGAAATGTGGCCGCTGCTGGCATCACACCCAAGATGTAGGTACTAACGCTGAACATCCAGAGTTGTGTGGTCGTTGCATTAGTAATCTTTTTGGTGACGGCGAATCACGTTTGTTTGCATAACAAAAAAGTGCAAACTCATTAGGATCTATGAACGCCAACCTATCACTTCTCCGTTACTTAGCGATTGCAATCGTTACGCTTTTGCTAGACCAACTGAGTAAATGGTCTGCCCTCAGTAATCTGCAATTAGGTGTGCCAGAACCTGTTTTGCCATTTATGAACTGGTTATTGCTTTTCAATCCAGGAGCAGCGTTTTCTTTTTTGGCGGAGAGCTCAGGTTGGCAGCGCTGGTTCTTTACAGTCCTTGGCTTAGCTGCTTCTGCTTATATCCTCTGGTTGCTACGTAAGAGCCTGGGTGACAAAATGCTCTGCTGGGCTCTCAGCCTCATTCTGGGTGGCGCACTAGGTAATGTCCTAGATCGCATCATGTATGGTGCTGTGGTGGATTTCATTGACCTCCATTACGCTAACTGGCATTGGCCGGCATTCAATATTGCTGATAGCGCCATTTGTATCGGTGCAGCCCTTATTATTTGGGGCGAGTTGCGCAAGTCATTTGGCAAAACCTCCCAATCCCTTTAAGCTGGCGCCATGCAATCACTTTTAAATAAGAAAATCGTACTCGGCATTTCTGGTGGCATTGCGGCCTATAAGTCCGCAGAGCTAGCGCGCCAATTAATGCAAGAAGGTGCTAGCGTTCAAGTGGTCATGACAGAAGCTGCTCAGCAATTTGTAACAGTGGTCACAATGCAGGCGCTGACAGGCAATCCGGTTTACACCAGCCAATGGGATAGCAGTATTCCTAACAATATGGCGCACATTGAACTCTCTAGAGCAGCTGATGCCATTCTGATTGCGCCAGCAAGCGCAGATCTGATGGCCAAACTTTCTCTAGGCTTGGCTGATGACTTACTCACTACGCTTTGCCTAGCAAGAGATTGCCCTCTATTACTTGCACCCGCTATGAATAAGCAAATGTGGGAACATGCAGCAACACAAAGAAGTGCTGAACGACTCGTTGCAGACAAAGTCACATTACTTGGGCCAGCAAGTGGCTTTCAGGCATGTGGCGAAGTAGGTTTTGGACGCATGCTCGAACCAGCTGAAATTACCGAACAACTCATTGCCTTCTTCCAGAAAAAACCATTGGCGGGTAAACGGGTGCTCATTACTGCAGGCCCTACCTTTGAAGCGATTGATCCCGTCCGCGGTATTACCAATCGCAGCTCTGGCAAGATGGGCTTTGCAATCGCTCGCGCTGCTGTTGAGGCTGGCGCAGAGGTTCACCTCATAGCCGGCCCTTGCGATTTAGATACTCCTTTAGCAGCCACTGGAAAAATTACCCGTACCAATGTCATCAGCGCTAAAGAGATGCATGCAGCTACCATGCAATCAAATGATTGCGATATTTTCTTTGCTGTAGCGGCAGTTGCAGACTGGGGTATTGCCAAGCCAGCCAAAGAAAAGATCAAGCGCCAAGGAAAAGAGGCCCCAACTCTCGAGTTCGTAGCTAACCCTGACATCCTTGCCGATGTGGCAAAGACAGTGAAAACCAAAGGCGGCAAGGCGCATCCCTACTGCGTAGGCTTTGCAGCAGAGTCTACCGATCTCCAAAATCATGCTGAAGAGAAGCGTAAGCGCAAAGGCATTCCAATGGTCGTTGGCAATATTGGCCCAGATACCTTTGGCAGCGATCTCAACCAATTACTTATCGTTGATGAGAGCGGTAGCAAGAAAATTGCAAAGGCTGAAAAACTTCAGCTTGCACGTCAGCTCATTCAACTAGTCGCCAGGAAAATTTAAACTCGTTTTAGGAAATTCCATGCAAGAACTTCAAGTCAAAATTCTCGATGAGCGCATGCGCGACCAATTGCCTACCTATGGCACCCCTGGTAGCGCTGGTTTAGATTTACGCGCTTGCATTGATGAGACTATTGAAATTGCTCCGGGACAAACGGTGCTGATCCCAACAGGCCTAGCAATCTATGTTGAAGATCCACGCTATGCAGCATTCATCCTCCCGCGCTCCGGCCTAGGTCATAAGCATGGCATCGTTCTTGGAAATCTAGTGGGGTTAATTGACTCTGACTATCAGGGTCAACTGATGGTGAGCACTTGGAATCGCGGCTCTACAGCATTCAAACTCGAACCGATGGAGCGTCTAGCTCAGCTAGTAGTTATGCCAGTACAACAAGTAGAACTCAAAGTGGTTGAGGAGTTCACTGAAAGTAGTCGTGGTGCCGGCGGGTTCGGAAGTACTGGTAGAGTTTGATCATCTATCAATGATGGGGCGCAGAATTGTTCCTCGAGTATCAATAATTGTTTTATATCCAGTTATTGGATCAATGCTCTCTGTATAGAAACCCAATACTCTAGCCGACGATACTTGCTGCGGTTTTTCAAATTGAGCTGATTGCTGTTTTTGCAATTCCCTTTCCTGATGTTGGCGCAACTTAATACAACTAGGCGCTGCTGCAGAATACTTACTGGTACATTTAATGGCCAATGCATCTTCAAACATCCCTGCCTGATCGAATGATCTTGCTGCCTCAAATGTCATACATTCAGTTGCCTCCCAGGATGAGCCAGCACTAAAGCCAAAAAGCACTGCAGTACCCCCAATCGATGTAGATCCCATGCACGGAGCGGTA
Encoded here:
- the purN gene encoding phosphoribosylglycinamide formyltransferase; its protein translation is MPSIVTLISGRGSNFEAIVKTAQKEQWPVTFAGVIANHSAAKGLDFARSQGIPAFAIEHKEHATRESFDAALIQKIDELGADLVVLAGFMRILTPGFIRHFEGRLINIHPALLPAFPGLHTHERALEAGVAEHGASVHFVTEGVDEGPIICQASVPVLPGDDAGSLAARVLAAEHQIYPRAVKWFLDGRLRIEGNQVQVQPPESQLIKL
- a CDS encoding bifunctional riboflavin kinase/FAD synthetase, which codes for MNVFRGPTQFSAGPACALTIGNFDGVHRGHRALLKQLKDGAQERGLVSCVMTFEPHPKEFFSPEQAPPRILNLRDKLAAFSDIGIDRVVVEHFNSAFARLNPTEFVSEIILKQLNAKWILIGDDFCYGAKRAGDFASLKEAGEKLGFEVSSIHTVQEDGERISSSALRNALASGDMDQATKLLGRPYGISGHVIHGQKLGRTLGFPTLNLAVANHLHHRKPACSGIFTAQVLGLGDKPLPAVASLGVRPTVEDEGRVLLETHIFDYSADVYGKIITVELLEKIRDEAKYSDLDTLTKAIASDAAHARNYFQKKAYV
- the lspA gene encoding signal peptidase II; amino-acid sequence: MNANLSLLRYLAIAIVTLLLDQLSKWSALSNLQLGVPEPVLPFMNWLLLFNPGAAFSFLAESSGWQRWFFTVLGLAASAYILWLLRKSLGDKMLCWALSLILGGALGNVLDRIMYGAVVDFIDLHYANWHWPAFNIADSAICIGAALIIWGELRKSFGKTSQSL
- the coaBC gene encoding bifunctional phosphopantothenoylcysteine decarboxylase/phosphopantothenate--cysteine ligase CoaBC — translated: MQSLLNKKIVLGISGGIAAYKSAELARQLMQEGASVQVVMTEAAQQFVTVVTMQALTGNPVYTSQWDSSIPNNMAHIELSRAADAILIAPASADLMAKLSLGLADDLLTTLCLARDCPLLLAPAMNKQMWEHAATQRSAERLVADKVTLLGPASGFQACGEVGFGRMLEPAEITEQLIAFFQKKPLAGKRVLITAGPTFEAIDPVRGITNRSSGKMGFAIARAAVEAGAEVHLIAGPCDLDTPLAATGKITRTNVISAKEMHAATMQSNDCDIFFAVAAVADWGIAKPAKEKIKRQGKEAPTLEFVANPDILADVAKTVKTKGGKAHPYCVGFAAESTDLQNHAEEKRKRKGIPMVVGNIGPDTFGSDLNQLLIVDESGSKKIAKAEKLQLARQLIQLVARKI
- the ileS gene encoding isoleucine--tRNA ligase, encoding MSRKKLMSEKENSYPVNLLETSFPMRGDLPKREPQWVAQWQKNKLYEKIRAAHANQPKFILHDGPPYANGDIHIGHAVNKILKDMIVKSRWLMGFDSAYVPGWDCHGMPIEIQIEKEFGKNLPTAEVQSKARAYAKVQVDKQKKDFERLGVLGDWNNPYLTMNYRNEADEIRALGKIWEKGYVFRGLKPVNWCFDCGSALAEAEVEYQDKTDPTVDVGFAFDEAQRPQLAKAFGLTEIPAKPGMIVIWTTTPWTIPSNQALNVHPELSYALVDTGDKMLILAEDRVETCLQDFGLEGKVIATCLGSQLANISFWHPLAPLHEGYKRLSPIYPAEYVTLDTGTGVVHSAPAYGEEDFKSCKANKLADKDILNPVMGNGVYASWLPLFANEYIWKANPKIVEAMREAGSLLRDKTYIHSYMHCWRHKSPIIYRATSQWFASMDKKPSDGSASLRETALAGIENTEFFPAWGKQRLNSMIANRPDWTLSRQRQWGVPMAFFVHKESGEPHPRTAELLEEIAKRVEKEGIEAWQKLEVAELLGEEAAQYEKNRDTLDVWFDSGTTHWHVIRGSHRNELYRPEADNADGRLADLYLEGSDQHRGWFHSSLLTGAMLDGKPPYKALLTHGFTVDGQGRKMSKSVGNVIAPQQVADKLGAEIIRLWVASTDYSGEMTISDEILKRVVESYRRIRNTLRFLLANLSDFDPSKHAMPASDWLEIDRYAVALANQLQQDVQAHYKAYEFQPAVARMLTFCSEDLGGFYLDILKDRLYTSAPDSKERRAAQNALFHITRNLLKWLAPFLSFTAEEAWLSFPHSADEKAKESIFMEEFGAFPEIAQATELLAKWNRVREIRSEVTKAIEIEREAGNVGSSLQAELTIKVGDVDFAILHSLEDDLRFVTITSSANIELSNAGLEVLVRGSQYKKCGRCWHHTQDVGTNAEHPELCGRCISNLFGDGESRLFA
- the dut gene encoding dUTP diphosphatase is translated as MQELQVKILDERMRDQLPTYGTPGSAGLDLRACIDETIEIAPGQTVLIPTGLAIYVEDPRYAAFILPRSGLGHKHGIVLGNLVGLIDSDYQGQLMVSTWNRGSTAFKLEPMERLAQLVVMPVQQVELKVVEEFTESSRGAGGFGSTGRV